One Streptomyces sp. CNQ-509 DNA window includes the following coding sequences:
- a CDS encoding pyrimidine reductase family protein has protein sequence MRRLLPVPADPSALADREWSLDELADAYAYPPGDGVWLRANMVSSVDGAAAFDGRSQPLSSPADMRLFGVLRALADVVVVGAETVRLEGYRPARVREAFAARRAVAGQTPAPPVAVLTASFDLDFSLPLFTAPAVPTLLLTGAQAPAERVAAARAAGVEVVVAGEGRGADPAAAVAALAERGHRRLLTEGGPSALGRFARAGVLDELCLTLAPRVALGDGPRIMHGTASAAEPLGLGLESVMEEAGFLFTRYRRF, from the coding sequence ATGCGCCGCCTGCTGCCCGTACCCGCAGATCCGTCCGCCCTCGCCGACCGCGAGTGGTCCCTGGACGAACTCGCGGACGCCTACGCATACCCCCCGGGGGACGGCGTCTGGCTGCGGGCCAACATGGTCAGCTCCGTCGACGGCGCCGCGGCCTTCGACGGGCGCTCCCAGCCGCTGTCGTCCCCGGCGGACATGCGCCTCTTCGGCGTGCTGCGGGCGCTGGCCGACGTGGTGGTCGTGGGTGCAGAAACGGTACGCCTGGAGGGGTACCGGCCGGCCCGCGTCCGCGAGGCGTTCGCCGCCCGCAGGGCCGTGGCGGGCCAGACCCCCGCGCCGCCCGTCGCGGTCCTCACCGCCTCCTTCGACCTGGACTTCTCGCTGCCGCTCTTCACCGCGCCGGCCGTGCCGACGCTGCTGCTCACGGGCGCACAGGCGCCCGCGGAGCGGGTCGCCGCGGCCCGGGCGGCGGGGGTGGAGGTCGTGGTCGCGGGGGAGGGCCGGGGCGCAGACCCGGCGGCGGCCGTCGCCGCGCTCGCGGAGCGCGGGCACCGGCGGCTGCTGACGGAGGGCGGCCCCTCGGCGCTGGGCCGCTTCGCCCGGGCGGGGGTGCTCGACGAGCTGTGCCTGACCCTGGCGCCCCGGGTGGCGCTGGGAGACGGGCCCCGGATCATGCACGGCACCGCCTCGGCGGCGGAGCCGCTGGGCCTCGGCCTGGAGTCGGTCATGGAGGAGGCCGGCTTCCTGTTCACGCGTTACCGTCGGTTCTGA
- the msrB gene encoding peptide-methionine (R)-S-oxide reductase MsrB: MTYEVDKPDEQWRAELSPEEYRVLRRAGTEPAFTGEYTDTKTEGVYECRACGAELFRSTEKFESHCGWPSFYDPAQSEAVELLEDRSLGMARTEVRCARCGSHLGHVFSGEGYPTPTDQRYCINSVSLRLLPAGDSSGQ, from the coding sequence ATGACATACGAGGTCGACAAGCCGGACGAGCAGTGGCGCGCGGAGCTGTCGCCCGAGGAGTACCGCGTGCTCCGGCGGGCGGGCACGGAACCCGCCTTTACCGGCGAGTACACCGACACCAAGACCGAGGGCGTCTACGAGTGCCGGGCCTGCGGCGCGGAGCTCTTCCGCTCCACGGAGAAGTTCGAGAGCCACTGCGGCTGGCCGAGCTTCTACGACCCCGCGCAGAGCGAGGCCGTCGAGCTGCTGGAGGACCGCTCCCTGGGCATGGCCCGTACCGAGGTGCGCTGCGCCCGCTGCGGCTCCCACCTGGGCCACGTCTTCAGCGGCGAGGGCTACCCGACGCCGACCGACCAGCGCTACTGCATCAACTCCGTCTCCCTGCGGCTGCTGCCCGCCGGTGATTCCAGCGGGCAGTAA
- a CDS encoding AIM24 family protein, translating to MRSDLFAKENMAEPATQVGMTLQNAKSIKYAVNGECLARQGAMIAYRGNLQFEKKGQGAGQFLKRAVTGEGLALMSVKGQGECWFALSAANCFILDFDQPNDSLTLNGRNVLCFDSTLSYDIKVVKGAGMAGGGLFNSVFTGQGRLGVVCDGTPIVIPVSPGYPVFVDTDAVVGWSTQLQTGLHRSQSFGSMIRGGSGEVMQLRLDGEGFVVVRPSETGAGAPTG from the coding sequence ATGCGCAGTGATTTGTTCGCTAAGGAAAACATGGCCGAGCCTGCCACGCAGGTCGGCATGACTCTGCAGAACGCCAAGTCGATCAAGTACGCCGTCAACGGCGAGTGCCTGGCCCGGCAGGGCGCGATGATCGCCTACCGGGGCAATCTGCAGTTCGAGAAGAAGGGCCAGGGGGCGGGGCAGTTCCTCAAGCGCGCGGTCACCGGCGAGGGCCTGGCGCTCATGTCGGTGAAGGGGCAGGGAGAGTGCTGGTTCGCGCTGAGCGCGGCCAACTGCTTCATCCTGGACTTCGACCAGCCGAACGACAGCCTCACGCTCAACGGGCGCAACGTGCTGTGCTTCGACTCGACGCTGTCGTACGACATCAAGGTGGTCAAGGGCGCGGGCATGGCGGGCGGCGGGCTGTTCAACAGCGTCTTCACCGGCCAGGGCCGGCTGGGCGTGGTGTGCGACGGCACCCCGATCGTCATCCCCGTCTCGCCTGGCTATCCGGTCTTCGTCGACACCGACGCCGTCGTCGGCTGGAGCACCCAGCTCCAGACGGGGCTGCACCGCTCGCAGAGCTTCGGGTCGATGATCCGCGGCGGCTCCGGCGAGGTCATGCAGCTCCGGCTGGACGGCGAGGGCTTCGTCGTGGTGCGGCCGAGCGAGACCGGCGCGGGGGCGCCCACCGGGTGA
- a CDS encoding 2-hydroxyacid dehydrogenase: MTTILAAGDHFVRNDLLRDRLRPVAPDADVRELTLPWPVEPFGPVAEVKEASGTEDQLIEALDGAEICVTQMAPLTERILAASPALRLFCVSRGGPVNANLDAATRHGVAVTYAPGRNATATAEHTVALMLAAARRVPATHADLAAGVWRGDYYRYEAVGPELAGSTVGIVGYGAIGSRVARIARGFGARVLVADPFAEAAAIAPDELVELPELMNRSAFVTVHARATPQTEGLISRELIGLMPAGAVLVNCARGSLVDYDAVCDALDEGRLFGAAFDVFPVEPLPADSRLPRTPGVVTTPHLAGASRQTAHNAAGMVATEVGHHLAGRPLIHCANPEVRNR; this comes from the coding sequence GTGACCACCATCCTCGCCGCCGGCGACCACTTCGTCCGCAACGACCTGCTCCGCGACCGGCTCCGCCCGGTCGCCCCCGACGCCGACGTCCGCGAACTCACCCTGCCCTGGCCCGTCGAGCCGTTCGGCCCGGTGGCCGAGGTGAAGGAGGCGTCGGGCACGGAGGACCAGCTCATCGAGGCCCTGGACGGCGCCGAGATCTGTGTGACGCAGATGGCGCCGCTCACCGAGCGGATCCTCGCCGCGAGCCCGGCCCTGCGGCTGTTCTGCGTCAGCCGCGGCGGCCCCGTCAACGCCAACCTGGACGCCGCCACCCGCCACGGCGTCGCCGTCACCTACGCCCCCGGCCGTAACGCCACCGCCACCGCCGAGCACACCGTGGCCCTGATGCTGGCCGCCGCCCGCCGGGTCCCCGCCACCCACGCGGACCTGGCGGCCGGCGTCTGGCGCGGCGACTACTACCGCTACGAGGCCGTCGGCCCGGAGCTGGCGGGCAGCACGGTCGGCATCGTCGGCTACGGCGCCATCGGCTCCCGCGTGGCCCGTATCGCCCGCGGCTTCGGCGCCCGCGTGCTCGTCGCCGACCCGTTCGCCGAGGCGGCGGCCATCGCGCCGGACGAACTGGTCGAGCTGCCCGAGCTGATGAACCGTTCCGCCTTCGTCACCGTGCATGCCCGCGCCACCCCGCAGACCGAGGGGCTGATCTCCCGCGAGCTGATCGGCCTCATGCCCGCCGGCGCCGTCCTCGTCAACTGCGCCCGCGGCTCCCTCGTCGACTACGACGCGGTCTGCGACGCCCTCGACGAAGGCCGGCTCTTCGGCGCCGCGTTCGACGTGTTCCCCGTCGAACCGCTGCCCGCTGACTCGCGACTGCCCCGTACCCCGGGCGTCGTGACGACCCCCCACCTGGCCGGCGCCAGCCGCCAGACCGCCCACAACGCGGCCGGCATGGTCGCCACCGAGGTCGGCCACCACCTGGCCGGCCGGCCCTTGATCCACTGCGCGAATCCGGAAGTGCGTAACCGATGA
- the murC gene encoding UDP-N-acetylmuramate--L-alanine ligase, translating to MTPGIPPTLESPHFVGIGGAGMSGIAKILAQRGAAVAGSDARESGTVAALRELGAVVHLGHAAGHLDPGASAVVVSSAIREDNPELAAARARGLPVVHRSDALAAVMDGLRPIAVAGTHGKTTTTSMLAVALRSLGRDPSYAIGGDIDAPGSNAHHGTGDLFVAEADESDRSFHKYAPEVAIVLNVELDHHANYASLEEIYASFETFAARIVPGGTLVVSADHPGARELTGRLAASGVRTVTYGESPDADARVLSVTPKGLASEVAVVLGGAKLTFGVSVPGRHYAHNAVAALAAGAAAGVPAAELAPALASFTGVGRRLQPKGTAGGVRVVDTYAHHPTEMSADLEAVRAAADDGHGGRSGRILVVFQPHLFSRTRELGTEMGQALALADASLVLGIYPAREDPIPGVTSDIIIDAARAQGADVTFAPDMAAVPGLVAGMAKPGDLVLTMGAGDVTELGPRILSRLEG from the coding sequence ATGACCCCGGGGATCCCGCCCACGCTGGAGAGTCCGCACTTCGTCGGCATCGGCGGCGCCGGTATGTCGGGCATCGCGAAGATCCTCGCCCAGCGCGGCGCCGCCGTCGCCGGCAGCGACGCCCGCGAGTCCGGCACGGTCGCCGCGCTCCGCGAGCTGGGCGCCGTCGTGCACCTCGGCCACGCCGCCGGGCACCTGGACCCCGGGGCCAGCGCCGTCGTCGTCTCCTCCGCCATCCGCGAGGACAACCCCGAGCTGGCCGCCGCCCGCGCGCGCGGGCTGCCCGTCGTGCACCGCTCCGACGCGCTCGCCGCCGTTATGGACGGGCTGCGCCCCATCGCCGTCGCCGGCACCCACGGCAAGACGACGACCACCTCGATGCTCGCCGTCGCACTGCGCAGCCTCGGCCGCGACCCGTCGTATGCCATCGGGGGCGATATCGACGCCCCCGGCTCCAACGCGCACCACGGCACCGGCGACCTCTTCGTCGCCGAGGCGGACGAGAGCGACCGCAGCTTCCACAAGTACGCGCCCGAGGTCGCCATCGTCCTCAACGTCGAGCTGGACCACCACGCCAACTACGCCTCGCTGGAGGAGATCTACGCCTCCTTCGAGACCTTCGCCGCCCGCATCGTCCCCGGCGGCACCCTCGTCGTCTCCGCCGACCACCCGGGCGCCCGGGAGCTGACCGGGCGGCTGGCCGCGAGCGGCGTGCGTACGGTGACCTACGGCGAGTCGCCCGACGCCGACGCGCGCGTGCTCTCCGTCACCCCCAAGGGTCTGGCCAGCGAGGTCGCCGTGGTGCTCGGCGGCGCCAAGCTCACCTTCGGCGTCTCCGTCCCCGGCCGCCACTACGCCCACAACGCCGTCGCAGCCCTGGCCGCAGGCGCCGCGGCCGGCGTGCCCGCCGCGGAGCTGGCGCCCGCGCTGGCGTCCTTCACGGGCGTCGGCCGGCGGCTGCAGCCCAAGGGCACGGCGGGGGGCGTCCGGGTCGTGGACACGTACGCGCACCACCCCACGGAGATGAGCGCCGACCTGGAGGCCGTGCGGGCCGCCGCGGACGACGGCCACGGCGGCCGCTCCGGCCGCATCCTCGTCGTCTTCCAGCCGCACCTGTTCTCGCGCACCCGCGAGCTGGGCACCGAGATGGGCCAGGCCCTCGCGCTCGCCGACGCCTCCCTGGTGCTCGGCATCTATCCCGCCCGCGAAGACCCCATCCCCGGCGTGACCAGCGACATCATCATCGATGCCGCCCGCGCGCAGGGCGCGGACGTCACCTTCGCGCCCGACATGGCCGCCGTCCCCGGCCTCGTCGCCGGAATGGCGAAGCCCGGTGATCTCGTTCTCACCATGGGGGCAGGGGACGTCACCGAGCTGGGACCCCGGATCCTGTCCCGACTGGAGGGCTGA
- a CDS encoding polysaccharide deacetylase family protein yields the protein MIDFRRPRPARAALVALLALFLPACAQPSAPSAPPAPVGAPAAREHSDHPAAYGTARPPKEPEGGARGGTLREARGGAREKAHGEAKAARAGLAPVWRHGARGGVGGKRVALTFDADMMADQHDRADAGERFDNPGLIAALRQLKVPATVFMTGTWAARYPGQARAIGRDPLFEVANHSYSHRAFATPCYGLPGVDPGTMRAEVERTFAELRRAGVPAPVPYFRFPGGCYDDAALRALAPTGVTAVQWDVPSGDAFATDPGAVAEEVLTRVRPGSVVVLHVTRSAAPVTEQAVREIVPELRRRGYGFARVSELMAAR from the coding sequence ATGATCGACTTCCGGCGCCCGCGCCCCGCCCGCGCGGCCCTCGTCGCGCTGCTCGCCCTCTTCCTCCCGGCGTGCGCCCAGCCGTCCGCGCCCTCCGCTCCCCCGGCACCGGTCGGCGCGCCCGCGGCCCGGGAGCACAGCGACCACCCGGCCGCGTACGGGACGGCGCGACCGCCGAAGGAGCCGGAGGGCGGGGCCCGGGGCGGGACCCTGCGCGAGGCGCGCGGCGGGGCGCGCGAGAAGGCGCACGGGGAGGCCAAGGCGGCCCGCGCGGGGCTCGCGCCGGTGTGGCGGCACGGCGCGCGCGGGGGCGTGGGCGGCAAGCGCGTCGCGCTCACCTTCGACGCCGACATGATGGCCGACCAGCACGACCGCGCCGACGCCGGCGAGCGGTTCGACAACCCCGGTCTCATCGCCGCGCTACGGCAGCTGAAGGTGCCCGCGACCGTCTTCATGACCGGCACCTGGGCCGCCCGCTACCCCGGCCAGGCCCGCGCCATCGGCCGCGACCCCCTCTTCGAGGTGGCCAACCACTCCTACAGCCATCGCGCCTTCGCCACCCCCTGCTACGGCCTGCCCGGGGTCGACCCCGGCACCATGCGCGCCGAGGTCGAGCGGACCTTCGCCGAACTGCGCCGCGCGGGCGTGCCCGCGCCCGTCCCGTACTTCCGCTTCCCCGGCGGCTGTTACGACGACGCGGCGCTGCGCGCCCTCGCCCCGACGGGCGTGACCGCCGTGCAGTGGGACGTCCCCAGCGGCGACGCGTTCGCCACCGACCCGGGCGCGGTGGCGGAGGAGGTGCTGACGCGGGTGCGGCCGGGTTCCGTGGTGGTCCTGCACGTCACGCGCAGCGCGGCGCCGGTCACCGAGCAGGCGGTGCGCGAGATCGTGCCGGAGCTGCGCCGGCGCGGCTACGGCTTCGCCAGGGTCTCCGAGCTGATGGCGGCGCGCTGA
- a CDS encoding histidine phosphatase family protein, which yields MSLNVIFVRHGESVWHGENRYAGATDIDLTDHGRDQAAALADWAAQAGLTAVWSSPMLRCRQTAAGSAAAAGLPLHLDPRLRELDFGVAEGLTRAEMRERMPEAVASFEADPVASHFPEGEDPAAVVERYVAFLADLRAEHDTGAQGDGKQTGGKESDGRILVVAHSTAIRLTLCRLLDLPLRDYRRRFPHLANCALNELVLSDGTPSLLTLNRPVTPGVPA from the coding sequence ATGAGCCTCAACGTCATCTTCGTCCGGCACGGGGAGAGCGTCTGGCACGGCGAGAACCGCTACGCGGGCGCCACCGACATCGACCTCACGGACCACGGCCGCGACCAGGCCGCCGCCCTCGCCGACTGGGCGGCGCAGGCGGGGCTTACGGCCGTATGGTCCTCGCCGATGCTGCGCTGCCGGCAGACGGCGGCGGGCAGCGCGGCGGCCGCGGGGCTGCCGCTCCACCTCGACCCGCGCCTGCGCGAGCTGGACTTCGGCGTCGCCGAGGGGCTGACCCGCGCCGAGATGCGCGAGCGGATGCCCGAGGCGGTGGCGTCGTTCGAGGCCGACCCGGTGGCCAGCCACTTCCCCGAGGGGGAGGATCCGGCGGCGGTCGTCGAGCGGTACGTGGCCTTCCTCGCCGACCTGCGCGCGGAGCACGACACCGGTGCGCAGGGCGACGGCAAGCAGACGGGCGGCAAGGAGAGCGACGGGCGGATACTCGTCGTCGCCCACTCCACCGCCATCCGGCTCACCCTCTGCCGGCTGCTCGACCTGCCGCTGCGCGACTACCGCCGTCGCTTCCCCCACCTGGCCAACTGCGCCCTCAACGAGCTGGTCCTCAGCGACGGCACGCCCTCGCTGCTGACGCTGAACCGCCCCGTGACCCCGGGAGTCCCCGCGTGA
- the zapE gene encoding cell division protein ZapE, producing the protein MSPSASASIADTPGGIAPGVLTGREPRVPAERLVAELVPPPRFDAVRFSTYVPDPARPSQAEAVRALAAFAAGLGGGATAVGGRRPWWRRAPKEPAGPRGVYLDGGFGVGKTHLLASLWHATEAAPELKGFCTFVELTNLVGALGFQQTVRTLGDHRLLCIDEFELDDPGDTVLVSSLLGKLVDSGVALAATSNTLPGKLGEGRFAAADFLREIQGLADRFRPLRIDGEDYRHRGLPAAPAPLTDEAVGRAAHTVPGATLDAFPDLLGHLARVHPSRYGALTDGVRTVCLTGVRPVADEATALRLVVLADRLYDREIPVLASGVPFDRLFGDDMLAGGYRKKYFRAISRLTALARDARSDVEKRDSTDDSAAVGGSSGTLPPQE; encoded by the coding sequence GTGTCCCCTTCCGCCTCCGCCTCCATCGCCGACACGCCCGGCGGCATAGCCCCGGGCGTGCTCACCGGCCGCGAGCCGCGCGTGCCCGCCGAACGGCTGGTCGCCGAGCTGGTGCCGCCGCCGCGCTTCGACGCGGTGCGCTTCTCGACGTACGTGCCGGACCCGGCCCGCCCCAGTCAGGCGGAGGCCGTACGCGCCCTCGCCGCCTTCGCCGCCGGGCTCGGCGGCGGCGCCACCGCGGTGGGCGGCCGGCGGCCCTGGTGGCGGCGGGCGCCGAAGGAGCCCGCCGGGCCGCGCGGGGTGTATCTGGACGGCGGCTTCGGCGTCGGCAAGACGCACCTGCTGGCCTCCCTCTGGCACGCCACCGAGGCGGCGCCCGAGCTGAAGGGCTTCTGCACCTTCGTCGAGCTGACGAACCTGGTGGGCGCGCTGGGCTTCCAGCAGACGGTACGCACCCTCGGGGACCACCGGCTGCTGTGCATCGACGAGTTCGAGCTGGACGACCCCGGCGACACCGTGCTGGTCTCCAGCCTCCTCGGCAAGCTCGTCGACTCCGGCGTCGCGCTGGCCGCCACCTCCAACACCCTGCCGGGCAAGCTGGGCGAGGGCCGCTTCGCCGCGGCCGACTTCCTGCGCGAGATACAGGGCCTGGCGGACCGCTTCCGCCCGCTGCGCATCGACGGCGAGGACTACCGCCACCGCGGGCTGCCAGCAGCCCCCGCCCCGCTGACCGACGAAGCCGTCGGCCGCGCCGCCCACACCGTCCCCGGGGCGACGCTCGACGCCTTCCCCGACCTCCTCGGCCACCTCGCGCGGGTCCACCCCAGCCGCTACGGCGCGCTCACCGACGGCGTACGCACCGTCTGCCTGACCGGCGTGCGGCCGGTGGCCGACGAGGCGACGGCGCTGCGGCTCGTGGTGCTCGCGGACCGGCTGTACGACCGGGAGATACCCGTGCTCGCCTCCGGCGTGCCGTTCGACCGGCTCTTCGGCGACGACATGCTCGCCGGCGGGTACCGCAAGAAGTACTTTCGCGCGATATCCCGGCTCACCGCGCTGGCCCGCGACGCCCGCTCTGACGTGGAAAAACGGGACAGCACGGACGACTCCGCGGCGGTCGGCGGCAGCAGCGGCACACTGCCGCCACAGGAGTAG
- a CDS encoding FGGY-family carbohydrate kinase, whose protein sequence is MTHPAPDAWLGIDLGTQGVRAVAADSAGHLLGTGTAPLTSDRRDGRHEQDPDEWWHAVCAAVGQARAAGADPRRIRAVAVDATSGTVTLTDRRGRAVTPALMYDDGRAAAEAEKVNEAGEAQWTRAGYRRMQRSWGLPKLRWLLDRHPRAAADGWRLAHQNDVVNRRLVGHDVPADTSNALKTGADAATVTWPDEVFADLGIPAGVLPGLVPPGTVLGEVSAAAAAETGLRAGTPVVAGMTDGCAAQLGSGATAVGSWNSVMGTTLVLKGVTADLVHDPAGVMYSHRSPAGTWLPGGASSVGAGLVAREFAGADLDRLTAGAAELLPTGLLRYPLVSPGERFPFVAPEATAFRSREAAGPAEDFAALLQGAAYVERLCFDYADLLGAPATGAVVLTGGATRNPVWNQLRADVLRRPVTLPRHAQPALGMAVLAAAALDGTGTDTDSGGAAGSPAAGGALDRAAAAMVRADRTVEPRDPYRSAHDEGYVRLVDLLARRGWLPEVVAAHARERTAS, encoded by the coding sequence ATGACCCACCCGGCTCCGGACGCCTGGCTCGGCATCGACCTGGGCACACAGGGCGTCCGCGCGGTGGCCGCCGACTCCGCCGGGCACCTGCTCGGCACGGGCACGGCCCCGCTCACCAGCGACCGGCGCGACGGCCGCCACGAGCAGGACCCGGACGAGTGGTGGCACGCGGTCTGCGCCGCGGTCGGGCAGGCCCGCGCGGCGGGCGCGGACCCGCGCCGGATCCGCGCCGTGGCCGTCGACGCCACCTCCGGCACCGTCACCCTCACCGACCGCCGCGGGCGCGCCGTCACGCCCGCGCTGATGTACGACGACGGGCGCGCCGCCGCCGAGGCCGAGAAGGTCAACGAGGCCGGCGAGGCGCAGTGGACCCGGGCCGGCTACCGGCGGATGCAGCGCTCCTGGGGGCTGCCGAAGCTGCGCTGGCTGCTCGACCGGCATCCGCGGGCCGCCGCGGACGGCTGGCGGCTCGCCCACCAGAACGACGTGGTCAACCGCCGGCTCGTCGGCCACGACGTACCGGCCGACACCAGCAACGCGCTCAAGACCGGCGCCGACGCCGCCACCGTGACCTGGCCCGATGAGGTCTTCGCGGACCTCGGCATCCCGGCCGGGGTGCTGCCGGGACTGGTGCCGCCGGGGACCGTGCTCGGGGAGGTCTCGGCCGCCGCGGCGGCGGAGACCGGCCTGCGCGCGGGCACCCCGGTGGTCGCCGGGATGACCGACGGCTGCGCCGCCCAACTGGGCTCCGGGGCCACGGCGGTGGGGAGCTGGAACTCCGTCATGGGCACCACGCTGGTGCTCAAGGGCGTGACCGCGGACCTGGTCCACGACCCGGCGGGCGTCATGTACTCGCACCGCTCGCCCGCGGGCACCTGGCTGCCGGGCGGCGCGTCCAGCGTCGGGGCCGGGCTGGTGGCGCGGGAGTTCGCGGGCGCCGACCTGGACCGGCTGACGGCCGGGGCGGCGGAGCTGCTGCCGACCGGGCTGCTGCGCTATCCGCTGGTCTCGCCCGGGGAGCGGTTCCCGTTCGTCGCGCCAGAGGCGACGGCGTTCCGCAGCCGCGAGGCGGCGGGCCCGGCCGAGGACTTCGCGGCGCTGCTCCAGGGGGCCGCGTACGTCGAGCGGCTCTGCTTCGACTACGCCGACCTGCTCGGCGCGCCCGCCACCGGGGCCGTCGTCCTCACCGGCGGCGCGACCCGCAACCCGGTGTGGAACCAGCTCCGCGCCGACGTCCTGCGCCGCCCGGTGACGCTGCCGCGCCACGCGCAGCCGGCGCTGGGGATGGCCGTCCTGGCCGCCGCCGCCCTCGACGGCACCGGCACCGATACCGACTCCGGCGGCGCCGCCGGCAGCCCCGCCGCGGGCGGCGCCCTGGACCGCGCCGCCGCCGCGATGGTCCGGGCCGACCGCACCGTCGAGCCCCGCGACCCGTACCGATCCGCCCACGACGAGGGCTATGTCCGGCTCGTCGACCTGCTGGCCCGGCGCGGCTGGCTGCCCGAGGTCGTCGCGGCCCACGCACGAGAGAGGACCGCGTCATGA
- a CDS encoding alkaline phosphatase PhoX, translating to MAATRRQVLARTGALGAGIAFTGSVSELYAGTAAAHAPQDAGYGPLVPDPNGLLDLPKGFEYRVLSREGDQLLSGEGAVPSNHDGMAAFRARGGDVRLVRNHENRPTATHRVPAVDGLTYDPMGMGGCTVLEVGRDGELEGERVGIAGTAVNCAGGPSLWGTWLTCEETEDKAGTNGYTKDHGFIFEVDPVDPHESGAEPLTAMGRFQHEAVAFDPSNGVVYETEDAFQHPFGLFYRFLPKKPKGGLGSLRAGGELQAMRVPDVPDLSVVEEIGTTFDNVEWIEVPDPLAAETSIRHQDFGRPMSHAQKLEGCYWGGTSVYFVSSFAKSSEGSGGDHFGQVWRYTPRTNELKLVIRFGPDHGVDTPGESPDNIALSPTGGLFLCEDGGGEQHVYGVSRRGEVFAVARNRQNTGSAEDPEYGEFAGVTFSPNGRTMYVNCYAPGTTFAITGPWR from the coding sequence ATGGCTGCAACACGACGTCAGGTTCTCGCCCGTACCGGCGCGCTGGGCGCCGGCATCGCCTTCACCGGAAGCGTCTCCGAGCTGTACGCCGGCACCGCCGCCGCGCACGCCCCGCAGGACGCCGGCTACGGCCCGCTCGTCCCCGACCCCAACGGCCTCCTCGACCTCCCCAAGGGCTTCGAGTACCGGGTGCTCTCCCGCGAGGGCGACCAACTGCTCTCCGGCGAGGGCGCCGTGCCCAGCAACCACGACGGCATGGCCGCCTTCCGCGCCCGCGGCGGAGACGTCCGGCTCGTCCGCAACCACGAGAACCGCCCCACCGCGACCCACCGCGTCCCCGCCGTCGACGGCCTCACGTACGACCCGATGGGCATGGGCGGCTGCACCGTGCTGGAGGTCGGCAGGGACGGCGAACTCGAGGGCGAGCGCGTCGGCATCGCCGGCACCGCGGTCAACTGCGCCGGCGGGCCCAGCCTCTGGGGCACCTGGCTGACCTGCGAGGAGACCGAGGACAAGGCCGGCACCAACGGGTACACCAAGGACCACGGCTTCATCTTCGAGGTCGACCCCGTCGACCCGCACGAGAGCGGCGCCGAGCCGCTCACCGCGATGGGCCGCTTCCAGCACGAGGCCGTCGCCTTCGACCCGTCCAACGGCGTCGTCTACGAGACGGAGGACGCCTTCCAGCATCCGTTCGGGCTCTTCTACCGCTTCCTGCCGAAGAAGCCCAAGGGCGGCCTCGGCTCCCTGCGGGCCGGCGGCGAGCTGCAGGCCATGCGGGTGCCGGACGTGCCGGATCTGTCGGTGGTCGAGGAGATCGGCACCACGTTCGACAACGTCGAGTGGATCGAGGTCCCCGACCCGCTGGCGGCCGAGACCTCGATCCGCCACCAGGACTTCGGGCGCCCCATGTCGCACGCGCAGAAGCTGGAGGGCTGCTACTGGGGCGGCACGTCGGTCTACTTCGTCTCCAGCTTCGCCAAGTCTTCCGAGGGCTCGGGCGGCGACCACTTCGGCCAGGTGTGGCGCTACACCCCGCGGACCAACGAGCTGAAGCTCGTCATCCGCTTCGGCCCCGACCACGGCGTCGACACCCCCGGCGAGTCCCCCGACAACATCGCCCTGTCGCCGACGGGCGGCCTCTTCCTCTGCGAGGACGGCGGCGGCGAGCAGCACGTGTACGGGGTCTCGCGGCGCGGCGAGGTCTTCGCGGTGGCGCGCAACCGGCAGAACACGGGCAGCGCGGAGGACCCGGAGTACGGCGAGTTCGCCGGCGTCACCTTCTCGCCGAACGGCCGGACGATGTACGTGAACTGCTACGCGCCCGGCACCACGTTCGCCATCACCGGCCCCTGGCGGTAG